From the genome of Bacteroidales bacterium, one region includes:
- a CDS encoding AAA family ATPase produces MIIQRYIKHEFLKKIKSGKVLVLLGARRTGKTFFIKQILKEIKTPYLLLNGDDYTTSSLLEKRSIANYRNIIGKNKLLIIDEAQKINSIGNILKLMIDEIPGLTIIATGSSVFDIS; encoded by the coding sequence ATGATTATACAAAGATATATAAAACATGAGTTTTTAAAAAAGATAAAATCGGGAAAAGTATTGGTTTTACTTGGCGCAAGACGCACAGGGAAAACTTTTTTCATCAAACAAATCCTCAAAGAAATTAAAACACCCTATTTATTATTAAATGGCGATGATTATACAACATCATCATTACTTGAAAAAAGAAGCATTGCTAATTATCGAAATATAATCGGGAAAAATAAATTATTAATAATTGATGAAGCGCAGAAAATAAATTCAATAGGAAATATTCTTAAACTGATGATTGACGAAATACCGGGGCTCACTATTATTGCAACAGGCTCATCAGTATTTGATATATCATAG
- a CDS encoding RHS repeat-associated core domain-containing protein, which translates to MHYVYTDHLGSYNVIINAAGNVEEQLNFDACLPVRNEMKAGGRRRNATDWSYTNLPTTFLFDRGYTGHEHLDVFNLINMNGRMYDPLVGRFLSPDNYTQSATTQGLNRYSYCLNNPLAYTDPSGYLAYGAGITALNGGNYDDVFGGMVSGAVMGGFSGAAAGGVNAAFGDFRGVAGGGLKNALYEVGFSSIKGGASGLAAGGVMAAMNRDASYLWKGAAYGAAFGAGMAGMRIATMGPTFIPDPEIYCDLEDYGQVYRSGSIFTPRGAGITLGRNVVVKLTGNTDYDRYLLHHETGHIIDINKMGAYGFYRRTLSEYRQYSLKYVYDTPGTLEWSAESHAFQRLGYIYNSFGKIQYTW; encoded by the coding sequence ATGCACTACGTGTATACCGACCATCTGGGTTCGTATAATGTAATTATCAATGCAGCAGGAAATGTTGAAGAGCAATTAAATTTTGATGCATGCTTGCCCGTCCGTAATGAAATGAAGGCGGGGGGACGCAGGCGTAATGCAACCGACTGGAGTTACACTAATTTGCCAACTACATTTTTATTCGACCGTGGTTATACCGGGCACGAACATTTGGATGTATTTAATTTAATAAACATGAATGGACGTATGTACGACCCATTAGTTGGGCGTTTCCTTAGCCCCGATAATTATACACAAAGTGCTACCACGCAGGGCTTGAACCGCTACAGTTATTGCTTAAATAATCCATTAGCTTATACCGACCCAAGTGGGTATTTAGCTTATGGTGCAGGTATAACAGCCTTAAATGGGGGTAATTATGATGATGTGTTTGGCGGCATGGTTTCAGGTGCTGTTATGGGTGGGTTCTCAGGTGCTGCCGCAGGTGGTGTGAATGCTGCTTTTGGAGATTTTAGAGGTGTTGCGGGTGGTGGTTTGAAAAATGCATTGTATGAAGTTGGTTTTTCTTCAATTAAAGGAGGAGCATCTGGACTTGCTGCAGGTGGAGTAATGGCTGCAATGAATAGAGATGCCTCTTATTTATGGAAAGGAGCTGCTTATGGCGCAGCATTTGGCGCAGGGATGGCAGGAATGAGAATTGCAACAATGGGACCTACATTTATTCCAGACCCTGAAATATACTGCGATTTAGAGGATTATGGGCAAGTATATAGAAGCGGTTCTATATTCACTCCTAGAGGTGCTGGTATTACTTTAGGTCGAAATGTTGTGGTTAAATTAACAGGAAATACTGATTATGACAGGTATTTGCTTCATCATGAGACAGGGCACATTATTGACATCAATAAAATGGGGGCTTATGGATTTTATAGAAGAACGTTGTCGGAATACAGACAATATAGTTTAAAATATGTTTATGATACACCTGGTACATTAGAGTGGTCTGCGGAGTCACATGCATTTCAAAGACTTGGTTATATTTATAATTCATTTGGTAAAATTCAATATACATGGTAG
- a CDS encoding PDZ domain-containing protein, producing the protein MKKIFFFSLFAFIILTSAAQQEARLMRFPAIHGNQIVFSYAGDLYTVEKNGGVARKITSDVGYEMFARFSPDGKRIAFTGQYDGNTEVYTIPAEGGIPKRLTYTATLGRDEVSDRMGPNNIVMTWRDDSTIVYRSRKQSFNDFKGQLFLSNVSGGMSTELPLPCGGFCSYNSDKSKLAYNRVFREFRTWKYYKGGMADDIWIYDFATKKTENITNNEAQDIMPMWVGDKIYFISDRDRTMNLFCYDIKSKETKKITNFTEYDIKFPSLGDNAIIFENGGYIYVFDITTQKTEKIKIIIADDQVTGRNELKDAAKFINSSSVSPDGKRVSFDARGDIFTVPAKSGITRDLTQTSGVHERNVAWSPDGKYIAYISDTTGEDEIFIIPQNGEGKAVQITKNADTYKYALAWSPDSKKIMWADKKLRLQYVDIETKKVSQIDYDKDWEFTDYTWSPDGKWIAYTRPVKSTMSKIYLYNVDSQSKCAVTDEWYESGSPSFSSDGKYLYFVSNRDFNPTYSAVEWNYAYSNMSKIYFVTLNKSVPNPLKPENDEVAVKNEMTVNTASKDKPSETKTDTGIDTTGIKDRIVVLTIDAGTYWNINVIGDQVYYMARSDKESAALKDFDLKEKKENKIIECNDYEVSFDKKKMLVSKDGSFYIIDLPKSNIELKDNVNLSDMNIWVDKKAEWKEIFEESWRQMRDFFYDPDMHGVNWKKMHDKYEPLVSYVNHRADLTYIIGEMIGELNIGHAYTGGGDIPEVTKIKTGLLGAKITKDTESGYFKIDKILKGENWDAKTKSPLTAVGVNVDEGDFIIEVNGKSTKNVKDIYELFVNTANKQVELTINKISTTQGCHKEIVVPVSDESDLYYYNWVQENIENVNKATDGKVGYIHIPDMGVDGLNEFVKHFYPQLNKKALIIDDRGNGGGNVSPMIIERLIREVQIMGMSRNTTPEKSPEAVLYGPKVCLIDNYSASDGDLFPYKFKKLGIGKLIGKRTWGGVIGIRGTLPLMDGGYLLRPEFGHYSSEGKGWVIEGHGVEPDIEVDNDPAKEYSGEDEQLNAAIKQILEDLKNYKDLPGIPDFPDKTK; encoded by the coding sequence ATGAAAAAAATATTTTTCTTCAGCCTATTTGCTTTTATAATATTAACTTCAGCAGCACAGCAGGAAGCCCGTTTGATGCGCTTTCCGGCAATTCATGGAAATCAAATTGTATTCAGCTACGCAGGCGATTTATATACCGTTGAAAAAAACGGAGGTGTTGCCCGTAAAATAACCAGCGACGTAGGATATGAAATGTTTGCACGCTTTTCACCCGATGGAAAACGAATTGCATTCACCGGTCAGTACGATGGAAACACTGAAGTGTATACGATTCCTGCCGAAGGCGGCATTCCCAAAAGATTAACATATACCGCCACTCTTGGTCGTGATGAAGTTTCGGACCGTATGGGCCCCAACAACATTGTGATGACATGGCGCGATGATTCCACAATAGTTTACCGTTCACGTAAACAATCGTTCAACGATTTCAAAGGACAGTTATTTCTTTCAAATGTAAGCGGCGGAATGTCTACCGAACTCCCATTACCCTGTGGTGGATTTTGTTCATACAATTCCGATAAATCAAAACTCGCATACAACCGCGTATTCCGTGAATTCAGAACATGGAAATATTATAAAGGCGGAATGGCCGATGATATATGGATTTACGATTTCGCCACAAAAAAAACCGAGAACATTACAAACAACGAAGCTCAGGATATAATGCCCATGTGGGTTGGTGATAAAATTTATTTCATTTCCGACCGCGACAGAACAATGAATCTTTTTTGTTACGACATCAAAAGCAAAGAAACCAAAAAAATAACCAACTTCACTGAATACGATATTAAATTCCCATCATTAGGTGATAATGCCATCATCTTTGAAAATGGCGGCTACATCTATGTTTTCGACATCACAACACAGAAAACTGAAAAAATAAAAATCATTATTGCTGATGACCAGGTTACCGGACGCAATGAACTTAAAGATGCAGCCAAGTTCATCAATTCATCATCTGTTTCGCCCGATGGCAAAAGAGTTTCTTTTGATGCACGTGGTGACATTTTCACCGTACCAGCAAAATCAGGCATTACACGCGACCTTACACAAACATCAGGTGTTCACGAACGTAATGTTGCATGGTCGCCCGACGGAAAATATATCGCTTATATTTCTGATACAACCGGCGAAGATGAAATTTTTATCATTCCGCAGAATGGCGAAGGTAAGGCGGTTCAAATTACCAAGAATGCCGATACATACAAATACGCGCTTGCATGGTCGCCCGATAGTAAAAAAATTATGTGGGCCGATAAAAAACTTCGCCTCCAATATGTCGACATTGAAACAAAAAAAGTTTCACAAATTGACTATGACAAAGATTGGGAATTCACTGATTACACCTGGTCGCCCGATGGGAAATGGATAGCATACACGCGTCCAGTAAAATCAACGATGAGCAAAATTTATTTGTACAATGTTGATTCGCAATCGAAATGTGCAGTTACTGATGAATGGTACGAATCGGGTTCTCCTTCGTTCAGCAGCGACGGAAAATATTTATACTTTGTATCAAACAGGGACTTCAATCCCACATACAGCGCTGTTGAATGGAATTACGCTTATTCCAATATGAGTAAAATCTATTTTGTAACACTTAACAAATCTGTCCCCAATCCTCTTAAACCCGAAAATGATGAAGTAGCTGTTAAAAATGAAATGACTGTCAATACTGCCAGCAAGGATAAACCATCGGAAACAAAAACCGATACAGGTATTGATACTACCGGAATAAAAGACCGCATTGTTGTTCTTACCATTGATGCTGGCACCTACTGGAATATAAATGTAATTGGCGACCAGGTTTATTACATGGCACGCTCTGATAAAGAATCAGCAGCTTTAAAAGATTTTGATCTTAAAGAAAAGAAAGAAAATAAAATTATTGAATGCAACGATTATGAAGTAAGTTTCGATAAAAAGAAAATGCTGGTCAGTAAAGATGGTAGCTTCTACATCATTGATTTACCTAAGTCGAACATAGAACTTAAAGATAATGTAAATCTTTCCGATATGAATATTTGGGTTGATAAAAAAGCGGAATGGAAAGAAATATTTGAAGAAAGCTGGCGGCAAATGCGCGATTTCTTTTACGACCCCGATATGCATGGCGTGAACTGGAAGAAGATGCACGACAAATATGAACCTCTTGTATCCTATGTTAATCATCGTGCTGACTTAACTTACATCATTGGCGAAATGATTGGCGAATTAAATATTGGTCATGCATATACCGGTGGCGGCGACATTCCTGAAGTTACAAAAATCAAAACAGGTTTGCTTGGCGCTAAAATTACCAAAGACACAGAAAGCGGATATTTTAAAATAGATAAAATATTAAAAGGCGAAAATTGGGATGCAAAAACTAAATCACCGCTAACAGCCGTTGGTGTTAATGTTGACGAAGGAGATTTTATTATTGAAGTGAACGGCAAATCAACTAAAAATGTAAAAGATATTTACGAACTTTTTGTAAACACTGCAAATAAACAAGTTGAACTGACTATTAATAAAATATCGACTACACAAGGATGTCATAAAGAAATTGTTGTTCCTGTTTCTGATGAATCCGATTTGTATTACTACAATTGGGTACAGGAAAATATTGAAAATGTAAATAAAGCAACTGATGGAAAAGTAGGCTACATCCACATTCCCGACATGGGCGTTGATGGTTTGAATGAATTTGTAAAACATTTTTATCCGCAGTTAAACAAGAAAGCATTAATCATCGACGACCGCGGAAATGGTGGCGGAAATGTTTCACCAATGATTATTGAACGCCTGATACGCGAGGTACAAATAATGGGCATGTCGAGAAATACCACACCGGAAAAAAGTCCGGAAGCAGTTTTATATGGACCAAAAGTTTGCTTAATTGACAATTACTCTGCATCAGACGGCGACTTGTTCCCATACAAATTCAAAAAGCTTGGCATCGGTAAACTTATTGGCAAACGCACATGGGGCGGTGTTATCGGAATACGCGGCACATTGCCATTGATGGATGGCGGCTACCTGCTTCGCCCTGAATTCGGGCATTACAGCAGCGAAGGCAAAGGATGGGTTATTGAAGGCCATGGTGTAGAGCCTGATATTGAAGTGGACAACGACCCTGCAAAAGAATACAGCGGCGAAGATGAACAGCTTAATGCTGCGATAAAACAAATTCTGGAAGATTTAAAAAATTACAAAGACCTTCCGGGAATACCCGATTTTCCTGATAAAACGAAGTAA
- a CDS encoding RHS repeat-associated core domain-containing protein, whose product MLSSLTSSNGYAENYTYNDLSLISKKITTIDGTSYSQDYTYDNLSRLQNYSYPYNSSAEFSLQYQYNTISGDLQKIINTNTSDVIWECSTVNALGQISYYKTSNGIIRTDKIYDPVNHLLTGISSSTGGMVNYKQLLEYTYNSKFQMETRSDNINNITETFTYDKNRLSSSLVTGQSIVETTFEDATGNIEYKTNLGDYDYELAQPHAVNKITPHTGENTIVSTDPQVINYTSFNKVNDITEGDYYMDFVYGADHQRIKTELKNSSGNSLIKQKYFIDNLEIEKNADNLYRKLFYIYATTGIVGIYEMKSTGINKMHYVYTDHLGSYNVITDATGNVEEQLSFDAWGRRRNATDWSYTNLPTTFLFDRGYTGHEHLDVFNLINMNGRMYDPLVGRFLSPDNYTQSATTQGLNRYSYCLNNPLAYTDPSGYLAYGAGYNTGQDLAAINHQLQMENYDWFNDLKAAVVKGGNSISFTFTNVSGYGEGADGWYTSAEKAAKAITDYVLKISQANATASLNGCGFIKFSEDGVYITRTGAIKTLKAEEGENAKYCSTVIIYNGKILYSGYLVASEAGYNLGTRDKLLNSQYKLLADDEHKIVAGTTNKWPSFLIDEGNPNTNDDDILLHPGYMINNFWGCWGFSEDLPAIEVNGPHYDKMLRLNYKNMESIILNLQKNYYDKGISIYLK is encoded by the coding sequence ATGCTTTCTTCATTAACTTCTTCGAATGGTTATGCCGAAAATTATACATACAACGATCTCAGCCTTATATCAAAGAAAATTACAACCATTGATGGTACTTCATATTCGCAGGATTATACCTACGATAATTTAAGCCGTCTGCAAAATTATTCATACCCTTACAATAGCTCTGCTGAATTTTCGTTACAATACCAATACAACACTATAAGCGGCGATTTGCAAAAAATTATTAATACCAATACCTCTGATGTGATTTGGGAATGTTCGACAGTGAATGCGCTTGGACAGATTAGTTATTACAAAACCTCAAACGGTATTATTAGAACAGATAAAATATATGATCCGGTTAATCATTTGTTAACGGGTATAAGTTCAAGTACCGGAGGTATGGTTAATTACAAGCAGTTACTGGAATACACGTACAATAGCAAATTCCAAATGGAAACCCGTAGTGATAATATAAATAATATTACCGAAACATTCACTTACGATAAAAATCGCTTAAGCTCATCATTAGTTACAGGGCAGTCTATAGTTGAAACAACATTTGAAGATGCGACCGGTAATATTGAATATAAAACCAATTTGGGCGACTATGATTACGAGCTTGCGCAACCTCATGCAGTAAATAAAATAACACCGCATACAGGCGAAAATACTATTGTTTCGACTGATCCACAAGTAATAAATTACACTTCGTTCAATAAAGTAAACGATATTACCGAAGGCGATTATTACATGGACTTTGTATATGGCGCCGACCATCAGCGTATAAAAACCGAACTAAAAAACAGTTCGGGCAATTCGTTAATAAAACAAAAATATTTTATTGATAATTTAGAAATAGAGAAAAATGCGGATAACTTGTATCGGAAATTATTTTACATTTACGCTACCACAGGCATAGTGGGTATTTATGAAATGAAAAGCACAGGAATAAATAAAATGCACTACGTGTATACCGACCATTTGGGTTCCTATAATGTAATTACCGATGCAACTGGAAACGTTGAAGAACAATTAAGTTTTGATGCGTGGGGACGCAGGCGTAATGCAACCGACTGGAGTTACACTAATTTGCCAACTACATTTTTATTCGACCGTGGTTATACCGGGCACGAACATTTGGATGTATTTAATTTAATAAACATGAATGGACGTATGTACGACCCATTAGTTGGGCGTTTCCTTAGCCCCGATAATTATACACAAAGTGCTACCACGCAGGGCTTGAACCGCTACAGTTATTGCTTAAATAATCCATTAGCTTATACCGACCCAAGTGGGTATTTAGCTTATGGTGCAGGTTACAACACAGGACAAGATTTGGCAGCTATTAATCATCAGTTGCAAATGGAAAACTATGATTGGTTTAATGATTTAAAAGCTGCTGTTGTTAAAGGTGGCAATTCAATAAGTTTTACTTTTACAAATGTATCAGGTTATGGTGAAGGAGCTGATGGGTGGTATACATCTGCTGAAAAAGCTGCGAAAGCGATAACAGATTATGTGCTTAAAATTTCCCAAGCAAATGCTACTGCCTCGTTGAATGGGTGTGGTTTTATTAAATTCTCGGAGGATGGTGTATATATTACAAGAACTGGTGCTATTAAAACTTTAAAAGCTGAAGAAGGTGAAAACGCTAAATATTGTTCAACAGTAATAATTTATAACGGTAAAATACTATACTCGGGTTATTTAGTTGCAAGTGAAGCAGGTTATAATTTAGGAACAAGAGACAAATTACTAAATAGTCAATATAAATTGTTAGCTGATGATGAACATAAAATTGTTGCAGGTACTACAAATAAATGGCCTTCGTTTCTAATTGATGAAGGAAATCCAAATACAAATGATGATGATATTTTGTTGCATCCAGGTTATATGATAAATAATTTCTGGGGTTGCTGGGGATTTAGTGAAGATTTGCCTGCGATTGAAGTCAATGGACCTCATTATGATAAAATGCTAAGATTAAATTATAAGAACATGGAGAGTATAATTCTAAATCTGCAAAAAAATTATTATGATAAGGGCATCTCAATATATTTAAAATAA
- a CDS encoding aminotransferase class I/II-fold pyridoxal phosphate-dependent enzyme, translated as MNSKDLKFNSKLIHASHFNDQFGSATVPIYQTSTFAFENAEHGAKCFSGESKGFIYTRIGNPTVRSLEQMVAELENGYDGIATSSGMGAVTTIYMALLGQGMHMVSTDAVYGPSRVVMETMFAKFGVESTYVNTSKIENVIKAIKPNTKVLYLESPANPTMDITDIKECSRIAHEKGILVVVDNTFCSPYLQRPLDLGADVVFHSMTKFINGHADIVGGIIVSKAAEVYNRIRSAMINMGCCIDPHQAYLVIRGLKTLGIRMDRSQENAIKIAEYLEKHPKVEWVKYPGLKSHPQYNLVEKQMAGPGSMISFELKGGVEAGRILMDNVKVAILAVSLGGVETLIQHPASMTHSKMSKESRIQSGITDGLVRYSVGIEDLSDLISDLEQALNKI; from the coding sequence ATGAATTCAAAAGATTTAAAATTTAATTCCAAACTCATTCATGCAAGTCATTTTAATGACCAGTTTGGAAGTGCAACAGTTCCTATTTATCAGACTTCAACATTTGCATTTGAAAATGCTGAACATGGAGCAAAATGTTTTTCGGGCGAGTCAAAAGGTTTTATTTATACCCGCATTGGTAATCCAACTGTACGTTCGCTTGAACAAATGGTTGCTGAATTGGAAAATGGTTACGATGGAATTGCTACAAGCTCCGGAATGGGCGCTGTTACTACAATATACATGGCATTATTAGGACAGGGGATGCACATGGTAAGTACTGATGCAGTTTACGGCCCTTCGCGTGTGGTAATGGAAACCATGTTTGCAAAATTTGGAGTGGAGTCAACATATGTAAACACATCTAAAATTGAAAATGTAATAAAAGCAATAAAACCAAACACCAAGGTTTTATACCTCGAAAGTCCCGCCAATCCTACAATGGATATTACCGATATTAAAGAATGTTCGCGCATTGCTCATGAAAAAGGAATATTGGTTGTTGTAGATAATACCTTCTGTAGTCCTTATTTACAAAGACCACTGGATCTTGGCGCCGATGTTGTGTTTCACAGTATGACAAAATTTATCAACGGTCATGCCGATATTGTTGGAGGTATCATTGTTTCTAAAGCTGCTGAAGTATATAATCGTATTCGTTCAGCAATGATAAATATGGGCTGCTGTATTGACCCACACCAGGCTTATTTGGTGATACGAGGGTTGAAAACACTTGGTATTCGCATGGACCGTTCACAGGAAAATGCAATAAAAATTGCTGAGTACCTCGAGAAACATCCTAAAGTAGAATGGGTAAAATATCCCGGGTTGAAATCACACCCGCAATATAATCTTGTTGAAAAGCAGATGGCAGGTCCCGGTTCAATGATTAGTTTTGAACTTAAAGGCGGAGTTGAAGCAGGAAGAATTTTAATGGATAATGTAAAAGTTGCTATTCTTGCAGTTTCGCTTGGTGGTGTTGAAACATTGATACAGCATCCGGCATCGATGACTCATTCAAAAATGAGTAAGGAATCAAGGATACAATCCGGAATTACCGACGGGCTTGTAAGATATAGTGTTGGTATTGAAGATTTAAGCGACCTTATTAGTGACCTGGAACAAGCTTTGAATAAAATTTGA
- a CDS encoding DUF4143 domain-containing protein has product MELDNIKNSYKILNILRLLAFQTGSEVSYSEIGQKVSLSRNTVERYIDLLEKTFIIFKLNGFSKNLRKEIVKNSKYYFWYNGIRNAVISNFNTLELRNDTGQLWENYIISERIKFQKFSKVHSNYFFWRTYDQQEIDLIEERDGKLFAFEIKYNTSKCKTPAAWKQTYPDSKFIVINKDNYLEYIS; this is encoded by the coding sequence TTGGAATTGGATAATATAAAAAACTCTTACAAAATACTTAATATTCTTCGTTTGCTTGCATTTCAAACAGGTAGCGAAGTCTCGTATTCTGAAATAGGGCAAAAAGTATCATTAAGCCGTAATACTGTTGAACGCTACATAGACCTGCTTGAAAAAACTTTTATCATTTTTAAATTAAACGGGTTCAGTAAAAATTTAAGAAAAGAAATTGTAAAAAATTCAAAATATTATTTCTGGTATAATGGTATTCGTAACGCTGTAATTTCAAATTTCAATACACTTGAATTAAGAAATGATACAGGGCAATTATGGGAGAATTATATTATAAGCGAAAGAATTAAATTTCAGAAATTTTCGAAAGTTCATTCAAATTATTTTTTCTGGAGGACATACGACCAGCAGGAAATTGACCTTATTGAAGAACGCGATGGAAAATTATTTGCATTTGAAATTAAATACAATACTTCAAAATGCAAAACTCCTGCTGCATGGAAACAAACTTATCCCGACTCAAAATTTATTGTAATCAACAAAGATAATTATCTTGAATATATTTCATGA